In Salvelinus alpinus chromosome 30, SLU_Salpinus.1, whole genome shotgun sequence, a single genomic region encodes these proteins:
- the gpr160 gene encoding LOW QUALITY PROTEIN: probable G-protein coupled receptor 160 (The sequence of the model RefSeq protein was modified relative to this genomic sequence to represent the inferred CDS: inserted 6 bases in 3 codons; deleted 1 base in 1 codon; substituted 1 base at 1 genomic stop codon), with amino-acid sequence MRTPCWDLKIVFLAAVSLLWIVALLYVFLVSGVIVVLGNQSSPQLHQCWVFTSARTXQLAEVLLLTVACAVLYVHSHTGSPMGIHRGGRMLTWIHPPFWSHTGRQCRVEVFRQVLWIFLRXWALLLVFLXLCLVFQVGIPGYLGLNVPWFCSLNSFILGVVXCVRCPASFQLAQGSVTTDRPKHTCCAGGATLVP; translated from the exons atGAGGACTCCATGCTGGGATCTAAAGATCGTGTTCTTAGcggctgtctctctgctgtggaTTGTGGCCCTGCTCTATGTGTTCCTGGTGTCTGGGGTCATTGTAGTGCTGGGGAACCAGTCTTCTCCCCAGCTGCATCAGTGCTGGGTGTTCACTAGCGCTCGTAC TCAGTTGGCCGAAGTGCTGCTACTGACTGTGGCCTGTGCAGTGCTGTACGTTCATAGCCACACAGGGTCTCCTATGGGTATCCACAGGGGTGGAAGAATGCTCACATGGATTCATCCTCCATTTTGGAGTCACACCGGCAGGCAGTGCAGAGTAGAGGTGTTTCGCCAGGTGTTGTGGATTTTCCTCAG CTGGGCTCTGTTACTGGTGTTCCT CCTGTGTCTGGTCTTCCAAGTCGGGATCCCTGGATACCTGGGGCTGAACGTTCCCTGGTTCTGTTCGCTCAACAGCTTCATTCTTGGGGTTGTGTAGTGTGTTCGCTGCCCGGCTAGC TTTCAGCTAGCTCAGGGCTCAGTGACTACTGACAGACCTAAGCACACATGCTGCGCTGGAGGAGCTACACTTGTCCCCTAA